A genome region from Tidjanibacter massiliensis includes the following:
- the cysS gene encoding cysteine--tRNA ligase — translation MKSKLMLHNTLTRRKEEFEPVNPPHVGIYVCGPTVYGDPHLGHARPAITFDLLFRYLRSLGYKVRYVRNITDVGHLENDADEGEDKITKKARLEELEPMEVAHYYTERYHDAMRALGVLSPSIEPLASGHIIEQIAYVQRILDRGYAYVSNGSVYFDVERYNRDYDYGILSGRRLDDMLCGTRDLDGQGDKRCPADFALWKKASPEHIMRWPSPWSDGFPGWHMECSAMSTKYLGETFDIHGGGMDLMFPHHECELAQNTAAEGHGAAKYWVHNNMITINGQKMGKSLGNFITLEQLFTGNHALLAQAYSPMTIRFFILQAHYRSTLDFSNEALQAAEKGLDRLMKAVETLGKLTPSAVSTVEVDDLRERYEEAMNDDLNSPLVIAALFDWVRIINQIYEKQQSITAEDLDRLRVLVHTVVFDVLGLCDEKAAEADDLVTPLVEMLLDVRAEAKAAKNWAASDRIRDRLNEIGIRVKDRKDGCDWEIE, via the coding sequence ATGAAGTCAAAGCTGATGCTCCACAATACCCTCACCCGGCGCAAGGAGGAGTTCGAACCGGTGAATCCGCCCCATGTGGGCATTTACGTCTGCGGCCCGACCGTCTATGGCGACCCGCACCTGGGGCACGCACGGCCGGCCATTACTTTCGACCTGCTGTTCCGCTACCTGCGTTCGCTCGGTTACAAGGTGCGCTACGTGCGCAACATCACCGATGTGGGCCATCTGGAGAACGATGCCGACGAGGGGGAAGACAAGATAACGAAGAAGGCGCGGCTCGAAGAGCTGGAACCCATGGAAGTAGCTCACTACTATACGGAGCGTTACCACGATGCCATGCGTGCGCTCGGGGTGCTTTCGCCCTCCATCGAACCGCTCGCCTCCGGTCATATCATCGAACAGATAGCCTATGTGCAGCGCATTCTTGACCGCGGTTATGCTTACGTCAGCAACGGTTCGGTCTATTTCGACGTGGAACGCTACAACCGGGATTACGATTACGGCATCCTGTCCGGGCGTCGGCTCGACGACATGCTTTGCGGGACGCGCGACCTCGACGGACAGGGCGACAAGCGATGCCCGGCCGATTTCGCGCTCTGGAAAAAGGCTTCGCCGGAGCATATCATGCGCTGGCCTTCGCCGTGGAGCGACGGTTTTCCCGGCTGGCATATGGAGTGCTCGGCCATGAGCACCAAATATCTCGGCGAGACTTTCGACATACACGGAGGCGGAATGGACCTGATGTTCCCCCATCACGAGTGCGAACTGGCGCAGAATACCGCGGCCGAAGGGCACGGTGCCGCAAAATATTGGGTGCACAACAACATGATTACCATCAACGGGCAGAAGATGGGCAAGTCGCTGGGCAACTTCATCACCCTCGAACAGCTCTTTACGGGGAACCACGCCCTGTTGGCGCAGGCTTATTCGCCGATGACTATCCGGTTCTTCATCCTGCAGGCCCACTACCGTTCCACGCTCGATTTCTCGAACGAGGCGCTGCAAGCCGCCGAGAAGGGACTGGACCGCCTGATGAAGGCGGTCGAAACGCTCGGCAAGCTCACCCCGTCGGCCGTTTCCACCGTGGAGGTGGACGACCTGCGGGAGCGTTACGAGGAGGCGATGAACGACGACCTGAATTCGCCTCTCGTGATAGCCGCCCTCTTCGATTGGGTGCGCATCATTAACCAGATTTACGAGAAACAGCAATCCATAACGGCGGAAGACCTCGACCGGTTGCGCGTCCTGGTGCATACCGTGGTGTTCGATGTGCTCGGCCTGTGCGATGAAAAGGCCGCCGAGGCTGACGACTTGGTGACGCCGCTGGTGGAGATGCTGCTCGACGTGCGGGCCGAGGCCAAGGCTGCGAAGAATTGGGCCGCTTCCGACCGCATCCGGGACCGGCTGAACGAAATAGGCATCCGTGTCAAGGACCGTAAGGACGGTTGCGACTGGGAAATCGAATAG
- the lon gene encoding endopeptidase La, producing MSKKSNKIEIDILSDISDIQEGHSQVIPIVTENEDELSENYSIPESLPILSLRSSVLFPGSITPITVGREKSMKLIRDVEAGTGILGAVLQKESDVEQPAPDDMYRIGTAARILKTLDMPNGNLTVILHGLEKIEINEYLSSEPYFTATVTPLKDTTPASGNVEFEALVESIKDVALNIISVSPNIPKEASFAIKNIDSKRGIINFICSNLDFEDADRQRLLEAPGLLARARRLLEILVREQQLVELKNKIQSKVKQDIDQQQKEYYLQQQIRTIQEELGGNEDEAEIARMREEAKTKKWSKEVGEMFNKELNKLERLNPAVAEYSVQMNYLQLMLELPWGECTQDNLDLKHARERLDNDHFGLEEVKERLLEHLAVIKLKGDLKSPIICLYGPPGVGKTSLGKSVAGALGRKFGRISLGGLHDESEIRGHRRTYIGAMPGRIIQTIKRCGSSNPVIILDEVDKIGVGNHGDPSSALLEVLDPEQNTTFHDNYLDTEYDLSKTLFIATANNIQNVHPALRDRMEMINIPGYLLEEKIEIGLHHLLPKEREAHGIPAESLLLSREVMERIISDYTREAGVRGLDKMLAKIARHRAKDIGFEQEYNPEISVEDLEKILGMPKFRNEKYEVSGITGVVTGLAWTEVGGDILYIESILSPGKGKLSLTGNLGDVMKESATIALEWTKAHYAELGIDKEKFENFDINIHVPEGAIPKDGPSAGITMVTSLVSTYTGRKVKDRIAMTGETTLRGRVMPVGGIKEKILAAKRAGISEIILSEDNAKDIAEIKEDYVEGLKFHFVRTNEEVLELALEK from the coding sequence ATGAGCAAAAAAAGCAATAAGATAGAGATAGATATCCTGTCGGATATTTCCGACATTCAGGAGGGACACAGCCAGGTCATCCCGATAGTTACCGAAAACGAAGACGAACTTTCGGAAAACTATTCGATACCCGAATCGCTGCCCATCCTCTCGCTGCGCAGCTCGGTGCTGTTCCCCGGCTCGATTACCCCCATTACGGTGGGCCGGGAGAAGTCCATGAAGCTGATACGCGACGTGGAGGCCGGCACGGGAATACTCGGTGCGGTACTTCAGAAGGAGTCCGACGTCGAGCAGCCCGCACCGGACGACATGTACCGCATCGGCACGGCAGCCCGCATTCTCAAGACGCTCGACATGCCCAACGGCAACCTGACCGTCATCCTGCACGGCCTCGAAAAAATCGAGATAAACGAATACCTCTCTTCAGAGCCCTACTTCACGGCGACGGTCACGCCGCTCAAGGATACGACGCCCGCCTCCGGCAACGTGGAGTTCGAGGCGCTCGTGGAGTCCATCAAGGACGTGGCGCTGAACATCATCAGCGTTTCGCCCAACATACCGAAGGAAGCATCGTTCGCCATCAAGAACATCGACAGCAAACGCGGCATCATCAACTTCATCTGTTCCAACCTCGACTTCGAGGATGCCGACCGCCAGCGGCTGCTCGAAGCGCCGGGACTGCTGGCGCGTGCCCGCCGCCTGCTGGAGATACTCGTACGCGAACAGCAGCTCGTGGAGCTGAAGAACAAGATACAGAGCAAGGTCAAACAGGATATCGACCAGCAACAGAAAGAATACTACCTCCAGCAGCAGATACGCACCATCCAGGAGGAGTTGGGCGGCAACGAGGACGAAGCCGAAATCGCCCGCATGCGCGAGGAGGCCAAGACGAAGAAGTGGAGCAAAGAGGTGGGCGAAATGTTCAACAAGGAGCTCAACAAGCTCGAGAGGCTGAATCCCGCCGTGGCGGAATACTCGGTACAGATGAACTACCTGCAACTGATGCTCGAACTTCCGTGGGGCGAGTGCACGCAGGACAACCTCGACCTCAAGCATGCCCGCGAACGGCTCGACAACGACCACTTCGGCCTGGAGGAGGTCAAGGAGCGGCTGCTGGAACATCTGGCGGTCATCAAGCTGAAAGGCGACCTCAAGTCGCCGATTATCTGCCTCTACGGCCCTCCCGGAGTGGGCAAGACGTCGCTCGGCAAATCGGTGGCGGGAGCATTGGGCCGCAAGTTCGGACGCATATCGCTCGGCGGCCTGCACGACGAATCGGAAATCCGCGGCCACAGGCGCACCTACATCGGCGCGATGCCGGGCCGCATCATCCAGACCATCAAGCGATGCGGCTCCTCCAACCCGGTCATCATCCTCGACGAGGTGGACAAAATCGGCGTAGGGAACCACGGTGACCCGTCGTCGGCACTGCTCGAAGTGCTCGACCCGGAACAGAACACCACGTTCCACGACAACTACCTCGACACGGAGTACGACCTCTCCAAAACGCTCTTCATCGCCACGGCCAACAACATACAGAACGTACATCCGGCCCTGCGCGACCGCATGGAGATGATAAACATCCCCGGCTACCTGCTCGAAGAGAAGATTGAAATCGGACTGCACCATCTGCTCCCCAAGGAACGCGAGGCGCACGGCATCCCCGCCGAGAGCCTGCTCCTGTCGCGCGAAGTGATGGAGCGGATTATCTCCGACTACACCCGCGAAGCAGGGGTGCGCGGACTGGACAAGATGCTGGCCAAAATCGCACGTCACCGGGCGAAAGATATCGGATTCGAGCAGGAGTACAACCCGGAGATATCGGTCGAAGATTTGGAAAAGATACTCGGCATGCCCAAGTTCCGCAACGAAAAGTACGAAGTGAGCGGCATCACGGGTGTAGTTACCGGCCTGGCATGGACCGAAGTGGGAGGCGACATCCTCTACATCGAGTCGATACTCAGCCCCGGCAAGGGCAAACTGAGCCTGACGGGCAACCTCGGCGACGTGATGAAGGAGTCGGCGACGATAGCCCTCGAATGGACGAAAGCCCACTATGCGGAGCTGGGAATCGACAAGGAGAAGTTCGAGAATTTCGACATCAACATCCACGTACCGGAGGGAGCCATCCCGAAGGACGGCCCGAGCGCAGGCATCACCATGGTGACGTCGCTGGTATCGACCTACACCGGCCGGAAGGTGAAAGACCGCATCGCCATGACGGGTGAAACGACGCTCCGCGGACGGGTCATGCCCGTAGGGGGCATCAAGGAGAAAATCCTCGCCGCCAAACGCGCGGGCATCTCCGAAATCATCCTCAGCGAGGACAATGCAAAGGATATCGCCGAAATCAAGGAGGACTACGTAGAGGGACTGAAATTCCACTTCGTCCGCACGAACGAAGAGGTACTCGAACTCGCACTCGAAAAATAG
- a CDS encoding multidrug effflux MFS transporter gives MQTGISYSHAKTSAARYSNYLIVLLGILTAFGPLVTDMYLPTLPSMTVYFGTSQSMVQMGLTASMAGLALGQLLFGPLSDKFGRRPLLLVSLLLFVASTVICIFSPTIYVFVGMRLFQGIGAAGGIVISRSVATDRYRGKELVKVLAVIGVINGIAPVAAPVLGGVLTDAVGWRGIFVILLAIGVILLGGSMLFRESLPPRRRAGQNLLRTFGNFGTILRNKRFILYVLQLGFAQGILFANIASSPFIIQEHYGFSALEFSIVFAVNSLAFMAAAPLSLRFRRPQDGIMASCIGMCVLSVAELAALWCGCGFWVYEGILFLLLFTMALTFTLSTTLAMESERRYAGSASAILGAVCFAFGGIVSPIVGTGDILKTTGIVFVVCAAASLCCAIAADRQHPTASRP, from the coding sequence ATGCAAACCGGTATTTCCTATTCGCATGCCAAGACGTCCGCGGCACGCTACTCGAACTACCTTATCGTCCTGCTCGGCATCCTCACGGCCTTCGGTCCGCTCGTGACGGACATGTACCTGCCGACGCTCCCCTCCATGACAGTTTATTTCGGCACTTCGCAGTCAATGGTACAGATGGGCCTCACCGCGAGCATGGCGGGCCTGGCGCTCGGCCAGCTCCTTTTCGGCCCGCTGAGCGACAAGTTCGGCCGGCGGCCGCTGCTCCTCGTCTCCCTGCTGCTGTTCGTCGCTTCCACAGTGATTTGCATCTTCTCGCCCACGATATACGTATTCGTGGGCATGCGGCTCTTCCAAGGCATAGGGGCCGCCGGCGGCATCGTCATCTCCCGTTCCGTGGCCACCGACCGTTACCGCGGCAAGGAGCTGGTCAAGGTCCTCGCCGTCATCGGTGTCATCAACGGCATCGCTCCGGTGGCGGCTCCGGTACTCGGCGGCGTACTGACCGATGCCGTCGGGTGGCGCGGCATCTTCGTCATCCTGCTGGCCATCGGCGTCATCCTGCTCGGAGGCTCGATGCTGTTCCGGGAGTCGCTTCCTCCGCGCCGCCGGGCAGGCCAAAACCTGCTGCGCACGTTCGGGAATTTCGGAACCATCCTGCGCAACAAACGCTTCATCCTGTACGTCCTCCAACTCGGTTTCGCCCAGGGTATCCTCTTCGCCAACATCGCCTCCTCTCCATTCATCATACAGGAACACTACGGATTTTCGGCACTAGAATTCAGCATCGTTTTCGCAGTGAACTCGCTCGCATTCATGGCCGCGGCCCCGCTCTCGCTTCGCTTCCGCCGCCCGCAGGACGGCATCATGGCGAGCTGCATCGGGATGTGCGTGCTCTCCGTCGCCGAACTCGCAGCCCTGTGGTGTGGATGCGGTTTCTGGGTATATGAAGGCATCCTGTTCCTGCTGCTCTTCACCATGGCACTCACCTTCACCCTCTCCACAACGCTCGCCATGGAGAGCGAACGCCGATATGCCGGGAGTGCATCGGCCATTCTCGGTGCGGTTTGCTTCGCCTTCGGCGGTATCGTCTCGCCCATCGTAGGAACGGGCGACATTCTCAAGACCACCGGCATCGTCTTCGTCGTATGCGCCGCCGCATCGCTCTGCTGCGCAATCGCGGCAGACCGGCAGCATCCGACCGCATCGCGTCCCTGA
- a CDS encoding helix-turn-helix domain-containing protein, with translation MERSDGQMAYAEGGVEMFRHWPVRIGCGVNMLCVHGRADVSTGIEHYRLQAGAELLLFPGAILHLLEAGEDLAVRMFTFPDGLFHEAAIPLDAGCIRFLRDEPFFLHPAGSESWASAVLWMDMAREVCQGGIYGEIARRNFLQGFLVAMCRSMPQKTASAESFGREYIFHRFLSLVRQHCTERRDTAFYAGELCISQRYLRVVTAGLAPHKTPKQLIDEQLVAEIKALLYISDLSVTQIADRFGFPDQSYLSRFFKRKTGFSPYDYRMRCRR, from the coding sequence ATGGAGAGGAGCGACGGGCAGATGGCTTATGCAGAAGGTGGAGTGGAGATGTTCAGGCATTGGCCGGTGCGGATAGGATGCGGGGTGAACATGCTCTGTGTGCACGGCCGTGCCGATGTCTCGACGGGTATCGAACATTACCGCCTGCAGGCGGGAGCTGAACTGTTGCTCTTTCCCGGTGCGATACTGCATCTGCTCGAAGCGGGGGAGGATTTGGCCGTTCGGATGTTCACTTTTCCGGACGGACTTTTCCATGAGGCGGCGATACCGCTCGATGCCGGCTGTATCCGCTTCCTGCGCGACGAACCCTTTTTTCTCCACCCGGCGGGTTCCGAGTCGTGGGCCTCGGCCGTTTTGTGGATGGATATGGCCCGGGAGGTGTGTCAGGGCGGAATATACGGAGAGATAGCCCGGCGCAACTTCCTGCAGGGATTCCTGGTGGCGATGTGCCGGAGTATGCCGCAGAAGACGGCTTCGGCCGAATCTTTCGGCCGGGAATACATCTTCCACCGTTTTCTGTCGCTGGTGCGGCAGCACTGTACCGAACGGCGCGATACGGCGTTTTATGCCGGCGAACTCTGCATATCGCAGCGTTACCTGCGGGTGGTTACGGCCGGGCTTGCACCCCATAAGACACCCAAGCAATTGATAGACGAACAGCTCGTGGCCGAAATCAAGGCCCTGCTTTACATCTCCGACCTCTCCGTGACGCAGATAGCCGACCGGTTCGGCTTTCCCGACCAGTCCTATCTGAGCCGCTTCTTTAAACGGAAGACGGGGTTCTCTCCCTACGATTACCGTATGCGGTGCCGCCGGTAA